From Methanomicrobia archaeon, a single genomic window includes:
- a CDS encoding 3-isopropylmalate dehydratase large subunit, with the protein MPTIAEKILGEKAGKGAAASAGEIVECEVDYVMVNDVTGVPAFEVFEAFGPEHRIRREKVVVVQDHYVPNKDVPSAEQAKALRTYARRYGIAHYYEIGRGGICHQVMIEDGFAAPGRLIIGADSHTCSYGALGAFSTGVGSTEAAAAMATGKLWFKVPETQKFVVNGALQPFVMGKDIVLHIIGDIGVSGSLYRAQEFYGTAIEQLSLSDRITISNMAIEAGAKAGIIPPDAKVFAFLKGRVRGQYSPVYADGRDDEYEKIYEYNAAAIPPTVACPFLPENTVPARELDVTIDQAYLGSCTNGRIEDLRIAAALLRAPRRVHEDVRMVVVPASDRVFQQAIAEGLIQTFLAAGAFVCGPTCGACLGGHMGVLANGERCVSTTNRNFIGRMGHKDSEVYLANPAVVAASAITGRITDPNELPV; encoded by the coding sequence ATGCCCACGATAGCAGAGAAGATACTGGGTGAGAAGGCTGGTAAAGGAGCGGCGGCAAGCGCTGGTGAGATCGTGGAATGCGAAGTGGATTACGTCATGGTGAACGATGTCACGGGCGTCCCGGCCTTCGAAGTCTTCGAGGCCTTCGGTCCCGAGCACCGGATCAGGCGCGAAAAGGTGGTGGTGGTCCAGGATCACTACGTGCCGAACAAGGATGTGCCCTCAGCCGAGCAGGCGAAGGCGCTGCGGACCTATGCGCGTCGCTACGGGATCGCGCACTATTACGAGATCGGCCGCGGCGGTATCTGCCACCAGGTGATGATCGAGGACGGTTTCGCCGCGCCGGGCCGGCTGATCATCGGTGCGGACTCTCATACCTGTTCCTACGGCGCACTCGGCGCCTTCTCCACCGGCGTCGGCTCCACCGAGGCGGCAGCGGCGATGGCGACCGGTAAATTATGGTTCAAGGTGCCGGAGACCCAGAAGTTCGTGGTCAACGGCGCACTGCAGCCCTTCGTCATGGGAAAAGATATCGTTCTGCACATCATTGGCGATATCGGTGTCTCAGGCTCGCTGTATCGTGCGCAGGAGTTCTATGGCACCGCGATCGAGCAGTTGAGCCTCTCTGATCGAATCACGATCTCGAACATGGCGATCGAAGCCGGGGCGAAGGCAGGGATCATACCGCCGGACGCTAAGGTCTTCGCGTTCCTGAAAGGGCGCGTTCGCGGCCAGTACTCGCCGGTATATGCCGATGGGCGCGATGATGAGTACGAGAAGATCTATGAATATAACGCCGCGGCGATCCCACCCACGGTAGCCTGCCCTTTCCTGCCCGAGAATACCGTGCCGGCACGCGAGCTCGATGTCACCATCGATCAGGCCTACCTTGGCTCCTGTACGAACGGCCGTATCGAGGATCTACGGATCGCTGCTGCACTCCTGCGGGCGCCCCGAAGGGTGCATGAGGACGTGCGGATGGTGGTCGTGCCCGCGAGCGATCGAGTCTTCCAGCAGGCAATAGCCGAGGGGCTCATCCAGACGTTCCTTGCCGCCGGCGCGTTTGTCTGCGGCCCCACCTGTGGCGCATGCCTGGGCGGGCACATGGGTGTGCTCGCGAACGGTGAACGGTGCGTGAGCACCACGAACCGGAACTTCATCGGCCGCATGGGGCACAAGGATTCCGAGGTATACCTGGCGAATCCCGCGGTCGTTGCGGCATCGGCGATCACCGGCCGGATTACCGACCCGAACGAGCTGCCGGTCTAG
- a CDS encoding 3-isopropylmalate dehydratase small subunit encodes MRIWKFGDNVDTDQIIPAEFLTTGDAKTLAVHAFAKVRPEFAAEVQAGDIIVAGANFGCGSSREHAPRALLGAGIECVIARSFARIFFRNAINIGLPLIEADVVEQIDEEDQLELNIDQGIIENLTKQEAYTFPPLPPFMQQLLKSGGLINYIKAQQT; translated from the coding sequence ATGCGAATCTGGAAGTTTGGCGATAACGTGGATACCGATCAGATCATTCCCGCAGAGTTCCTGACGACCGGTGATGCGAAGACGCTCGCCGTACATGCGTTCGCGAAAGTGCGCCCGGAATTTGCGGCCGAGGTGCAGGCGGGCGACATCATTGTGGCCGGTGCGAATTTCGGCTGCGGCAGCTCGCGAGAGCATGCGCCGCGTGCACTGCTCGGCGCAGGTATAGAGTGTGTTATCGCCAGGAGCTTCGCTCGGATCTTCTTCAGAAATGCCATCAACATCGGGCTCCCGTTGATCGAGGCGGACGTCGTCGAGCAGATCGATGAAGAAGACCAGCTCGAGCTCAATATAGATCAGGGGATCATCGAAAATCTCACTAAACAGGAGGCGTATACGTTCCCGCCACTGCCCCCGTTCATGCAGCAGCTCTTGAAAAGCGGCGGGCTGATCAATTACA
- a CDS encoding DUF2769 domain-containing protein, with protein sequence MVEQNQKVPFTRENVAKCLCAQCPVQTGSACVKAQLAKAAARGSGVMPEPEDVPGLYCATGTAACKDLNTRQMCICGDCPLWKEYALVSGKPLGYFCRDGKAH encoded by the coding sequence ATGGTTGAGCAGAACCAAAAAGTACCGTTTACCCGCGAGAACGTTGCGAAGTGCCTCTGCGCGCAATGCCCGGTACAGACCGGAAGCGCCTGCGTGAAGGCGCAGCTGGCGAAGGCTGCGGCGCGAGGTAGCGGCGTGATGCCGGAGCCGGAAGATGTCCCGGGCCTCTATTGCGCAACGGGTACTGCGGCCTGTAAAGACCTTAATACCCGTCAGATGTGCATCTGCGGCGATTGCCCGCTCTGGAAAGAGTACGCGCTGGTAAGCGGCAAACCGCTGGGCTATTTCTGCCGTGACGGCAAAGCACACTGA
- a CDS encoding DUF2769 domain-containing protein: MVEDSAANRKKCICASCPSYPHGCPGEEVLCCARGSSSCDIPIKGCTCTLCPVYAENELQRIYYCDKEPVGDTGIIIRKRRADEDAAFYQTVVDIKEMAATGTSVVRSMGSLKPLPYSLQHLQFVPAQVHRIPLNREEPVNTTVVIGPQAKRPLKVAAPIMIAGMSYGATAKKVKLVIARTAALLKIAFNSGEGGILDEELTAAPEFLIGQYATGRFGVDEALLKRVAAIEIRFGQGAYPGKGSYLPASKMTPDVAEARGLADGEAAYSPAHHHDMATPAEIKAKVSWLREKTDGVPIGAKIGCGNVEQDLEVLVDAGVDFVALDGFGGGTGATDYYVRENVGIPLVAALPRAARYLSDLSMSGKITLIAGGGLRTSADFARCLALGADAVYTGTAALIAINCEQYRLCHTGLCPTGVTTHNPGLMKQLELETGVNRLANFIQVATAEVAALTRIVGKNDVNALDREDLIALTRAVAEITGTRWVTGTYT, translated from the coding sequence ATGGTCGAAGATAGCGCGGCAAACCGTAAGAAGTGTATCTGCGCGAGCTGTCCGAGTTATCCTCACGGGTGCCCGGGCGAGGAGGTGCTGTGTTGCGCACGCGGGTCGAGCAGCTGCGATATCCCCATCAAGGGCTGTACCTGCACGCTCTGCCCCGTGTATGCCGAGAACGAGCTGCAGCGCATCTACTATTGCGATAAAGAACCGGTCGGTGATACGGGCATAATCATACGCAAGCGGCGAGCGGACGAAGACGCTGCGTTTTACCAGACCGTGGTGGATATCAAGGAGATGGCCGCGACCGGCACGAGCGTGGTGCGGTCTATGGGCTCCCTGAAACCGCTGCCATACTCCTTGCAGCACCTCCAGTTCGTCCCCGCACAGGTGCACCGGATCCCGCTCAATCGTGAAGAGCCAGTAAACACCACGGTGGTTATCGGGCCGCAGGCGAAGCGGCCGCTGAAGGTCGCCGCGCCGATCATGATCGCGGGCATGAGCTACGGGGCGACCGCAAAGAAGGTGAAACTCGTCATCGCACGTACCGCAGCGCTCTTGAAGATCGCGTTCAACTCGGGCGAGGGCGGTATCCTGGATGAGGAACTGACTGCTGCTCCTGAATTCCTCATCGGGCAGTATGCGACCGGCAGGTTCGGCGTGGACGAGGCGCTCTTGAAGCGCGTGGCCGCCATCGAGATACGGTTCGGGCAGGGCGCGTATCCCGGCAAGGGCAGCTATCTGCCGGCGAGTAAGATGACCCCGGATGTGGCTGAGGCGCGCGGGTTAGCGGATGGTGAAGCTGCGTACTCGCCTGCCCACCACCACGATATGGCCACGCCCGCGGAGATCAAGGCGAAAGTCTCCTGGCTGCGTGAAAAGACGGACGGCGTGCCCATCGGTGCGAAGATCGGCTGCGGTAATGTGGAGCAGGATCTGGAGGTGTTAGTAGACGCCGGGGTGGATTTCGTGGCGCTTGACGGGTTCGGTGGCGGTACCGGTGCGACCGACTATTACGTGCGCGAGAACGTGGGGATTCCCCTGGTTGCCGCGTTACCGCGCGCGGCACGATACCTGAGCGATCTTAGCATGAGCGGTAAAATAACGCTCATTGCGGGCGGCGGGCTGCGCACGTCCGCAGATTTCGCCCGGTGCCTCGCCCTGGGTGCGGATGCCGTTTACACGGGCACGGCGGCCTTGATCGCGATCAACTGTGAGCAGTACCGGCTCTGCCATACCGGACTATGCCCGACCGGCGTCACCACGCATAACCCTGGCCTGATGAAGCAGCTTGAGCTCGAAACGGGCGTAAACCGGCTCGCGAACTTCATACAGGTAGCGACGGCCGAAGTCGCTGCACTCACGCGGATCGTGGGCAAGAACGACGTGAATGCGCTTGATCGTGAGGATCTCATTGCACTCACGCGGGCGGTGGCTGAGATCACCGGCACGCGGTGGGTGACCGGGACCTATACCTGA